In the Pseudanabaena sp. PCC 7367 genome, one interval contains:
- a CDS encoding DUF2470 domain-containing protein, with product MSGSISKNISDRICKHMNEDHIDALLIYAQVYGSVEDASAAQMQAIDNHGMDLNVQVFDGAAVPVRINFDHTLSDAEDAHHTLIEMVKRARQSPRSPHQAMSKSRL from the coding sequence ATGAGCGGTTCAATTTCTAAAAACATTAGCGATCGCATTTGTAAACATATGAACGAGGATCATATAGATGCTTTGTTAATCTATGCCCAGGTTTATGGCAGTGTTGAAGATGCCTCGGCTGCCCAAATGCAGGCGATCGATAATCATGGTATGGATCTGAATGTCCAAGTTTTCGATGGTGCAGCAGTGCCAGTGCGGATTAATTTTGATCATACGCTCAGTGATGCAGAAGATGCCCATCATACCCTGATTGAAATGGTGAAGCGAGCCAGGCAATCGCCCCGATCGCCCCACCAAGCTATGAGCAAATCTAGACTCTAG